Within Amycolatopsis sp. cg5, the genomic segment TGGCCAGACCTGGGATTTCGGCGACGGCCCGCTCAATGCGCTCGACGCGGTCCAGATGTCCGGCGCCGTATTGCGGCAGCCCGCCACCCCAGCGGGTGACGATCGTCTCGACCGGCACGGCCGTCACACCGGTCAGATCGGCGAGATCGCGGCGGACGGCGGCGACGAGCTCCGAGTCGTCGACCTGCAGTACCCGCTCCTCGCCGAACCGGCCGACGGAGCCGCGGACCAGCACCGGCCCGTCGCCGTAGTGGGCCCATTTGCGCGTCGAGAAGGTGAACGCCTTCGCCGCGAACGGCTTGCCCGCCGAGTCCCGCTCGCCGGCGCCGATCAGGATGCCGGATTGGTCCGGCAGCTCGGTTCCGGGCGGCAACGCCATCGCGACGACGGCCATCGACGCGAGTTCGATCTCGCCGAACGCGGCCGACGCGGCGGGCACGACCCCGTCGAGCAGCTTGCGCGCGGCGGGCGCCGGGACGGCGAGCACGACCGCGTCGAAGTCCATGACCTCGGTGAAGGTGGTCGAGCCGATCTCCAGGCGCCAGCCGTCTTCCGCTTGTCGGAGTGACCGCACCGGGAGTCCGAGTCGGACGTCGGCCTTGGCCAGCTCGGCGAGGCGGTCGATCACGGCATTGAGGCCGCCGACGGTCGTGCCGAACACCGGCGCGGTGCTGCGGGACTTGGGCAGTTGCGCGGCGGCGGCCGCGGTCAGCGACTCGGCGCCGCCCGCCACCGCGGCGGCGAGACCGGGCATGGTCGCGCGCAGGCCGAGGCCGTCCGCTCCCCCCGCGTAGACGCCGCCGAGCAGCGGATCGACGAGCCGGTCGACCAATTCGTCGCCGAACCGGTCACGCAGGAGCCTGCCCAGTGGGACGTCGCGGTCCGGCAGTGACAGCGGCATGGTCGCTTCGGCGGCGACAGCCTTGTGGCCGTCTTCCGACAGGATCCCGGCGACGGCTTCGGCCGACGCGGGCACACCCATGACCGTGCCCGGCGGCAACCCTCGTGACGTCCCGCCCGCGCGAATGGTCGCCCGCGCGCCGGTCGGATGGGTGAGGCTCTGGCCGAGGCCGATCTCCTGGACCAGCGCGAGCATCTCCGGGCGGCGCGCGAGGAAGGCCTCGGCGCCGACGTCATAGGCCTGACCGGCGAGTTCGATCGTGCGCAGCTTGCCGCCGAGCTTCGCGGTCGATTCGAAGACCACGATCTCGGCCGCGTCGCCGAGCGACTGCCGCAGCCGGTAGGCGGCGGTCATCCCGGAGATGCCGCCGCCGACGACCGCGACCGTCTTCACAGCGAGTGGACCAGCTCGACGACCTTGGTCAGCACCTCGGGCTGGACGCCGGGCAGCACGCCGTGGCCCAGATTGAAGATGTGCCCCGAGGCCGCGCGGCCCTCGTCGGCGATCCGGCGGACCTCGGCTTCGAGCACCGGCCACGACGCGTGCAGCAGCGCCGGGTCGAGGTTGCCCTGCACGACGGCGTCGCCTCCCAAACGTCGGACGGCTTCGTCGAGCGGGATGCGCCAGTCGACACCGACGACGTCCGCGCCCGCGTCGCGCATGGCGGCCAGCAGCTCGCCGGTGCCGACGCCGAAGTGGATGCGCGGCACGCCGTAGCCTGCGACCCCGGCCAGTACCTTGGCCGAGTGCGGCAGCACGAACTCGCGGTAGTCCCGCTCCGAAAGCGCGCC encodes:
- the hemG gene encoding protoporphyrinogen oxidase, with amino-acid sequence MKTVAVVGGGISGMTAAYRLRQSLGDAAEIVVFESTAKLGGKLRTIELAGQAYDVGAEAFLARRPEMLALVQEIGLGQSLTHPTGARATIRAGGTSRGLPPGTVMGVPASAEAVAGILSEDGHKAVAAEATMPLSLPDRDVPLGRLLRDRFGDELVDRLVDPLLGGVYAGGADGLGLRATMPGLAAAVAGGAESLTAAAAAQLPKSRSTAPVFGTTVGGLNAVIDRLAELAKADVRLGLPVRSLRQAEDGWRLEIGSTTFTEVMDFDAVVLAVPAPAARKLLDGVVPAASAAFGEIELASMAVVAMALPPGTELPDQSGILIGAGERDSAGKPFAAKAFTFSTRKWAHYGDGPVLVRGSVGRFGEERVLQVDDSELVAAVRRDLADLTGVTAVPVETIVTRWGGGLPQYGAGHLDRVERIERAVAEIPGLAIAGATLHGVGLPACVATATTAVNRLLTR